The Megalops cyprinoides isolate fMegCyp1 chromosome 11, fMegCyp1.pri, whole genome shotgun sequence genomic sequence ACGACCTTGACTCCCTGGGACAGAGCCCAGGCTGGGGTCAGACACAGCCTGTAGAGACTAACATTGTGTGTAAACTGGACAGCTCTGGTGGGGCGGTCCAGCTACCAGACACCAGCATCAGTATTCACATCCCAGAGGGCCACGTGGCCCCCGGGGACCACCAGCAGATCTCCATGAAGGCCCTGCTGGATCCTCCTTTGGAGCTGAACAATGACAAGTGCTCTACCGTGAGCCCTGTGGTGGAGATCAAACTGAGCAACATGGAGATCAAGAGCTTCATCACGCTAGAGATGAAAGTGACAGTGGTTGTGAAGAAGGAGAGCAGGCAGATGGTGGAGGTGGTGTGCGTCAGGAGCGACTGCAAGGAAGGGCCCTACGCCCCCATCCCCAGGGCTTACATATACGGGGACATAGTCCAGGTCCATCTGGACAACTTGGAGCCCTGCATGTACATTGCGGTTGTGGTGCAGGCTCACCATATCTTACAAAATTCAACAGTTTGGGACCACGCAGTCAAAAAAGTCACCCTGGGTGTTTACGGGCCTAAGCACATACATCCGTCTTTCAAAACTGTTGTGGCCATTTTTGGGCATGACTGTGCACCAAAGACGCTGCTGGTGAGCGAGGTGGGGAAGCAGCTTCACTCCACTCCTCCGGtggctctgcagctgtgggggAAGCATCAGTTTGTGCTGACACGGCCGCAGGATCTGCAGATCAGCATGTATTCTAACATGTCCAATTATGAAGTAAATGCCAATGAGCAGGCTCAGCTGGTACAGGGCTTTCAGGTCAGACTGGGGAAGGTGAGTCGGCTCATCTACGTCATCACCTCGCGGAACTCAGAGGACATCTCGGACTTCACTTTGCGAGTCCAGGTCAAAGATGACCAAGGCAACATCCTTGCGCAGTTCTGTGTGCAGACTCCACAACCTCCTCCAAAAACACGGGTGAAGACAACAGGTCAGAGGAGGTTCCTCAAGAAGAAGGAAGTGGGTAAGATCATTCTGTCTCCTCTGGCCCTTACTACCAAATACCCAACCTTTCAGGAACGCTGTATCACCAACTTGAAATTTGGGAAGTTACTAAAAACAGTGATCCGGCAAACTAAGAACCAATACCTGTTGGAGTACAAGAAAGGTGATATGATTGCACTGTTGAGTGAGGAGAAAATCAAACTAAAAGGACAACTGTGGACCAAAGAGTGGTATATTGGATATTATCAAGGCAAGATTGGACTTGTCCATGCAAAAAATGTTCTGGTTGTGGGGAAAGTCAAGCCCTTGTATTTCTCTGGGCCAGATCTCACCACTACCGTGCTGTTGGACCAGATCCTAAAGCCTTGCAAGTTCCTCACCTACATCTATGCCTCAGTGAGGACAGTATTGATGGAGAACATTGGAAACTGGAGGGCGTTTGCTGATGCCCTTGGCTACTGCAACCTACCTTTGACATATTTTTGCTGGGCAGAGCTGGACAGCGAGCCTGA encodes the following:
- the LOC118785942 gene encoding SH3 domain-binding protein 4-A-like, translated to MAAHRIRATNNNNVLPRCKSEGTLIDLTEGVSEASLTDVKVPSPSALRLDTSASFGTAREVVAIKDYCPSSFTTLKFSKGDRLFVLDSSGGEWWYAHNNREMGYIPATYVQPVNCRNSSLSDSGMIDNLGNCSDKEAKEQDLLGEWMGVVLSPTHPSSGNPFANPSSTNPFLGEALQGSLDQNSIEKSMHNSVDLLLFDNLAPSVSSSTVTNGYGNTFFELIPTSPNLEVMQSLRRDNPFFRSKRSYSLSELSILQSQSHVMPASSGFFTGLKAPSPEQFQSREDFRTAWLNHRKLARSCHDLDSLGQSPGWGQTQPVETNIVCKLDSSGGAVQLPDTSISIHIPEGHVAPGDHQQISMKALLDPPLELNNDKCSTVSPVVEIKLSNMEIKSFITLEMKVTVVVKKESRQMVEVVCVRSDCKEGPYAPIPRAYIYGDIVQVHLDNLEPCMYIAVVVQAHHILQNSTVWDHAVKKVTLGVYGPKHIHPSFKTVVAIFGHDCAPKTLLVSEVGKQLHSTPPVALQLWGKHQFVLTRPQDLQISMYSNMSNYEVNANEQAQLVQGFQVRLGKVSRLIYVITSRNSEDISDFTLRVQVKDDQGNILAQFCVQTPQPPPKTRVKTTGQRRFLKKKEVGKIILSPLALTTKYPTFQERCITNLKFGKLLKTVIRQTKNQYLLEYKKGDMIALLSEEKIKLKGQLWTKEWYIGYYQGKIGLVHAKNVLVVGKVKPLYFSGPDLTTTVLLDQILKPCKFLTYIYASVRTVLMENIGNWRAFADALGYCNLPLTYFCWAELDSEPERVASVLEKLKEDCNNTENKERKSFQKELMTALLKMDCQGLVARLIMDFVLLTTAVEVATRWRELAEKLAKVSKQQMEAYEAPHRDKNGVLDSEAMWKPAYDFLLTWAAQIGDSYRDVIQELHIGLDRMKSPITKRWKHLTGTLILVNCLDALRSSAFSPVAQDDFAI